A window of the Butyricimonas faecalis genome harbors these coding sequences:
- a CDS encoding LysR substrate-binding domain-containing protein: MLDHKLTIFYHTAKHLNTTKAAETLRLSQPAISKSIKELEKGLGITLFDREKGRLLLTPAGKYLLEQSEELIERERVITFNLQHMKKEFSGTLHIGASTTLSQYILPEFLARFRETHPYIEINLISGNTYQIEQELLDKNIQLAFIEGVPSQTDIHYIPFLKDEIVLVTSAKNHSPESITKEQLKTLKFVVREEGSGTYNIIQRQLSASGMSINELNQQIVIGSSEGIKQYLKHSDCYALVSVFSVQDELACGLLKIIDIDDFEITRTLYAIHKQGTIDPYAELLLRFCNTSRTNRGNRP, from the coding sequence ATGTTAGACCACAAGCTTACAATCTTTTACCACACGGCAAAGCATTTGAACACGACAAAAGCCGCCGAAACATTACGACTTTCCCAGCCGGCCATTTCCAAAAGCATCAAGGAGTTGGAAAAAGGATTAGGGATCACGCTCTTTGATCGCGAGAAGGGGCGATTGTTGCTTACCCCTGCCGGGAAATACCTTTTGGAACAAAGTGAAGAACTGATTGAACGGGAACGTGTGATCACCTTCAACCTTCAGCACATGAAAAAAGAATTCTCAGGAACTTTACACATTGGGGCCAGCACCACGCTATCCCAGTATATATTACCCGAATTTTTGGCCCGTTTTCGGGAAACTCACCCCTATATTGAAATTAACCTGATCAGCGGAAACACCTACCAAATCGAGCAGGAATTACTGGATAAAAATATTCAACTCGCTTTCATTGAGGGCGTCCCCTCGCAAACAGACATCCACTATATCCCCTTTCTAAAAGACGAAATAGTTTTGGTCACCTCAGCCAAAAATCATTCCCCGGAATCCATCACGAAAGAACAATTAAAGACTTTAAAATTTGTTGTCCGGGAAGAAGGATCCGGCACATATAATATTATCCAACGTCAGCTATCCGCCTCCGGGATGTCGATTAACGAACTGAACCAACAAATCGTCATCGGAAGTTCCGAAGGAATCAAACAATACCTCAAACATTCGGATTGTTATGCCCTGGTTTCCGTGTTCTCCGTTCAAGACGAACTGGCCTGTGGTCTGCTAAAAATCATTGATATCGATGACTTCGAAATTACCCGCACGCTCTATGCCATCCACAAGCAAGGCACTATTGACCCCTACGCCGAATTACTTCTAAGATTTTGCAATACATCACGGACAAACAGGGGAAATAGACCATGA
- a CDS encoding V-type ATP synthase subunit E family protein: MENKLDILTQKLYNEGVDKARQEAENIINQAKQEAEKIIADAKAKVAQMNADAETEISNLKKKAESEMTLSARQAITALKQAITNLVAGDVAGDIAKIGFEEKAFIQELLMTIVKKWDVAGGNLNMEVLLSENEKATFESFVAAKYKDLLDKGLDVKVGNLEEGFVIQPKDGGFQIAFSEKLFEAFFNQYMKGFTKKLLFESNK, encoded by the coding sequence ATGGAGAATAAATTAGATATTTTGACCCAAAAGCTTTACAATGAGGGGGTAGATAAGGCTCGGCAAGAGGCTGAGAATATCATCAACCAAGCGAAGCAAGAGGCCGAAAAGATTATTGCCGATGCGAAAGCGAAAGTAGCACAGATGAATGCTGATGCGGAGACTGAGATTTCTAATTTGAAAAAGAAGGCTGAGTCTGAAATGACGTTAAGCGCTCGTCAGGCTATCACGGCTTTGAAACAGGCAATTACGAATCTTGTCGCCGGAGATGTTGCCGGGGATATAGCCAAGATCGGGTTCGAGGAAAAAGCTTTTATTCAAGAGTTGCTTATGACGATTGTGAAGAAGTGGGATGTGGCAGGTGGAAACCTCAACATGGAAGTTCTTCTTTCCGAAAACGAGAAGGCAACGTTCGAATCGTTTGTGGCAGCCAAGTACAAGGATCTGTTGGATAAAGGGCTTGATGTGAAAGTAGGTAACCTGGAAGAAGGTTTTGTGATTCAGCCTAAAGATGGCGGATTCCAGATCGCTTTCTCCGAGAAATTATTTGAAGCTTTCTTTAACCAGTACATGAAAGGCTTCACGAAAAAACTCCTTTTTGAAAGTAATAAATAG
- a CDS encoding DUF2764 family protein, giving the protein MILKNNYYCFIAGLPEVFLDDRKLALSVNGFRELAREALKKEDVKLIELFFLPADNKQVLRLLNKMAPDTNLETVYPLQRLEDEITEPTHSLPVYLNRFIADFKREHLKYDVSPENVLSWMYYDHLMKSGSKFVRNYAEFVMNVKNLETALTCRKYGKEVAPEIIGDNVFSKALRTSNSKDFGLAMEFPYVEKVISLMGNTNLVERERGLDLLLWDYIEEAVVYEYFSMEKVLSFMLELMIVERWSKMSSESGRKVFMEVVDKFRKSFEFAEEFKN; this is encoded by the coding sequence ATGATATTAAAAAATAACTACTACTGTTTTATAGCAGGACTACCGGAAGTCTTTCTGGATGATCGGAAACTAGCGTTATCCGTGAATGGGTTTCGGGAGTTGGCTCGGGAGGCTCTGAAAAAAGAGGATGTGAAATTGATTGAACTTTTTTTCCTGCCTGCCGATAATAAACAAGTCCTGCGGTTGCTAAATAAAATGGCTCCCGATACCAATCTTGAAACAGTATATCCATTACAGCGTCTGGAAGACGAAATCACCGAACCCACCCATTCTTTACCTGTTTACCTCAATCGATTTATCGCGGATTTTAAGCGGGAACATTTGAAATATGATGTCTCGCCAGAGAATGTATTGAGTTGGATGTATTACGATCATTTGATGAAAAGTGGTAGTAAGTTCGTCCGAAACTATGCGGAATTCGTGATGAACGTGAAGAATCTGGAAACTGCCCTGACTTGTCGGAAGTATGGGAAAGAGGTGGCCCCGGAGATTATCGGTGATAACGTATTTTCCAAAGCGTTGAGAACTTCGAACTCGAAAGATTTCGGTTTGGCGATGGAGTTCCCGTACGTGGAGAAGGTGATTTCTCTGATGGGGAACACGAACCTTGTCGAGCGGGAGAGAGGTTTGGATTTACTTCTTTGGGATTACATTGAAGAGGCCGTGGTTTACGAGTATTTCTCCATGGAGAAAGTTTTGAGTTTTATGCTTGAGCTGATGATCGTTGAGAGATGGAGCAAGATGAGTTCCGAGTCGGGACGAAAAGTCTTCATGGAAGTCGTGGATAAGTTCAGAAAGAGTTTCGAATTTGCGGAAGAATTTAAAAATTAA
- a CDS encoding V-type ATP synthase subunit A, producing the protein MNKTQGKVHSIISNLVLVRTEGPVSQNEICFIQLGNERLMAEVIKVVGDIAYVQVFESTRGLKPGSLVEFENHMLEVTLGPGLLSKNFDGLQNDLDKMTGVFLKRGEYTNPLEEDKKWSFTPLAKVGDKVTGADWLGNVKENWLDHKIMVPFKLKGEYTVASIVAAGEYTIKDTIAVLKDEAGKEIPVTMVQKWPVKVAIRNYVDKPRPSRQMETGVRVIDTMNPILEGGTGFIPGPFGTGKTVLQHALSRFADADIIIMAACGERANEVVEIFTEFPELEDPRSGRKLYERTTIIANTSNMPVAAREASVYTAMTIGEYYRSMGMKVLLLADSTSRWAQALREMSNRMEELPGQDAFPMDLSAIISNFYARAGMVYLNNGKTGSVTFIGTVSPAGGNLKEPVTESTKKVARCFYALSQARADAKRYPAIDTLESYSKYLEYPEFIEFAKKNISDTWIADVNEARNMLVRGRETAEQIDILGDDGVPLEYHVVYWKSELIDFVILQQDAFDNIDGSTAMERQKYMLNMVLGVVRSEFNFDTFEEVNPYFKRIINGFKQMNYSEYQSEAFKKYEAEVNEIINERKK; encoded by the coding sequence ATGAATAAGACACAAGGAAAAGTTCATAGTATTATTTCCAACCTTGTACTTGTGCGTACCGAAGGACCGGTATCTCAGAATGAGATTTGCTTTATCCAGCTTGGAAACGAGCGATTGATGGCTGAGGTGATCAAGGTTGTCGGGGATATTGCTTATGTACAGGTTTTTGAAAGTACCCGGGGATTGAAACCCGGCTCCCTCGTGGAATTCGAAAACCATATGTTGGAAGTTACATTAGGTCCCGGTTTGCTGTCAAAGAATTTTGACGGTCTTCAAAATGACCTGGATAAAATGACGGGGGTATTCTTGAAACGAGGAGAATACACGAACCCGTTGGAAGAAGATAAAAAATGGAGTTTTACCCCGTTGGCTAAGGTCGGTGATAAGGTGACCGGTGCCGATTGGTTAGGCAACGTGAAGGAAAACTGGTTGGATCATAAGATTATGGTACCTTTCAAATTGAAAGGTGAGTATACCGTGGCTTCGATAGTTGCTGCCGGAGAGTACACGATAAAAGATACGATTGCCGTGCTGAAAGATGAGGCCGGGAAAGAGATCCCGGTTACGATGGTTCAGAAATGGCCGGTGAAGGTGGCTATCCGTAATTACGTGGATAAACCCCGTCCTTCCCGTCAGATGGAAACCGGAGTGCGTGTTATCGACACGATGAACCCGATACTGGAAGGGGGTACCGGTTTTATCCCGGGGCCGTTCGGAACGGGAAAGACCGTATTGCAGCATGCTTTGTCCCGGTTTGCCGATGCTGATATTATTATCATGGCGGCTTGTGGTGAGCGTGCAAACGAGGTGGTGGAAATTTTTACCGAGTTTCCGGAGTTGGAAGACCCTCGTTCCGGTCGTAAGTTGTACGAGAGAACCACGATCATTGCCAACACATCCAATATGCCCGTGGCTGCCCGTGAGGCTTCCGTCTACACGGCCATGACGATCGGGGAATACTATCGTTCCATGGGGATGAAAGTGTTGTTGCTGGCAGACTCGACTTCCCGTTGGGCACAGGCTTTGCGTGAGATGTCCAACCGTATGGAAGAGTTGCCGGGACAGGATGCTTTCCCGATGGACTTGTCGGCAATTATTTCAAACTTCTATGCTCGTGCGGGAATGGTGTACTTAAACAATGGTAAGACGGGTTCTGTTACCTTTATTGGTACGGTATCTCCTGCCGGAGGTAACTTGAAGGAACCGGTGACAGAGTCAACGAAGAAAGTGGCACGTTGCTTCTACGCCTTGTCTCAGGCTCGTGCGGATGCGAAACGTTACCCTGCGATTGATACGTTGGAGTCTTATTCTAAATATTTGGAATATCCGGAATTTATCGAATTTGCCAAGAAAAATATTTCCGATACATGGATTGCCGATGTGAACGAGGCTCGCAATATGTTGGTGCGCGGTCGTGAAACGGCTGAGCAGATCGACATCTTGGGAGATGACGGTGTGCCTTTGGAATATCACGTGGTATACTGGAAATCCGAGTTAATCGACTTCGTGATCCTGCAACAGGATGCTTTCGACAACATCGACGGTTCTACCGCCATGGAACGTCAGAAATATATGTTGAATATGGTACTGGGTGTGGTTCGTTCCGAATTTAATTTTGACACGTTCGAAGAGGTTAACCCCTATTTTAAACGTATCATTAATGGTTTCAAACAGATGAACTATTCCGAATATCAATCGGAAGCGTTTAAAAAGTATGAAGCAGAAGTGAACGAGATCATTAACGAAAGAAAAAAATAA
- a CDS encoding V-type ATP synthase subunit B translates to MTTAFQKVYTKITQITKATCTLNAQGVGNDELAIVDGRLAQVVKIWGNDITLQVFSGTEGIPTNAEVTFLGKAPTLKVGDDLCGRFFNAFGDPIDGGPAVDGEEREIGGPSVNPVRRKQPSELIATGIAGIDLNNTLVSGQKIPFFADPDQPYNQVMANVALRAQTDRIILGGMGLTNDDYLYFKNLFDNAGVLDRIVSFVNTTEAPPVERLLVPDMALTAAEYFAVDKNEKVLVLLTDMTLYADALSIVSNRMDQIPSKDSMPGSLYSDLAKIYEKAVQFPAGGSITIIAVTTLSGGDITHAIPDNTGYITEGQLFLRKDSEIGKVIVDPFRSLSRLKQLVIGKKTRKDHPQVMNAAIRLYADAANARTKMENGFDLTDYDRRTLDFAKDYSNSLLAIDVNISTDQMLDTAWDLFRKYFNKAELGIKQEIVEEFGGYENL, encoded by the coding sequence ATGACGACTGCTTTTCAAAAAGTTTATACAAAAATCACCCAGATCACGAAAGCAACGTGTACGTTGAATGCCCAAGGCGTCGGAAATGACGAGTTGGCCATTGTGGACGGACGCTTGGCTCAGGTCGTGAAGATTTGGGGAAATGATATAACCCTTCAGGTGTTCTCTGGAACAGAAGGGATTCCGACGAATGCAGAAGTGACATTCTTGGGAAAAGCGCCTACTCTGAAAGTGGGAGATGATTTATGCGGGCGTTTCTTTAATGCCTTTGGAGACCCGATTGACGGGGGACCTGCTGTTGACGGGGAAGAAAGAGAGATCGGGGGACCGTCGGTGAACCCGGTACGTCGTAAACAACCGTCGGAGCTGATCGCGACCGGTATCGCGGGTATCGACTTGAACAACACGTTGGTGTCCGGTCAGAAGATTCCGTTCTTTGCCGACCCGGATCAGCCCTATAACCAAGTGATGGCAAACGTGGCGCTGAGAGCGCAGACCGACCGAATCATCTTGGGAGGTATGGGATTGACGAACGATGACTACTTGTATTTCAAAAATTTGTTTGACAATGCCGGAGTATTGGATCGTATCGTCAGTTTCGTGAATACCACGGAGGCTCCGCCTGTTGAGCGTTTGTTGGTACCGGACATGGCTTTGACGGCTGCCGAGTATTTTGCGGTGGATAAGAACGAGAAAGTGTTGGTTTTGTTGACTGATATGACGCTATATGCCGATGCTTTGAGTATCGTGTCCAACCGTATGGATCAGATTCCGTCGAAAGACTCCATGCCGGGTTCGTTATATTCCGATTTGGCGAAGATCTACGAGAAAGCCGTGCAGTTCCCTGCCGGAGGTTCTATCACGATTATAGCCGTGACCACGTTGTCCGGAGGTGATATTACCCATGCTATCCCGGATAACACCGGATATATCACGGAGGGTCAGTTGTTCCTGCGTAAAGACTCGGAAATCGGTAAGGTTATCGTTGACCCGTTCCGAAGTTTGTCTCGTTTGAAACAGCTCGTGATCGGTAAGAAAACCCGTAAGGACCACCCGCAAGTGATGAATGCCGCCATCCGTCTGTATGCCGATGCCGCTAACGCCCGGACCAAGATGGAGAACGGTTTCGACTTGACAGACTACGACCGCCGTACCCTAGATTTCGCTAAAGACTATTCCAACAGCCTGCTTGCTATCGATGTAAACATCAGTACCGACCAGATGTTGGATACTGCTTGGGATCTTTTCCGCAAGTACTTTAACAAGGCGGAATTGGGTATTAAGCAGGAGATCGTGGAAGAGTTCGGCGGATATGAGAATTTATGA
- a CDS encoding four helix bundle protein, with amino-acid sequence MDKVTFKYRTKQLGLAVIRLTEGLPKTQAARVVCDQILRSSLSVGANYRAVCRAKSDKDFISKMKIVEEEADETVYWLEIMEEAGMLSGDIVSPLKKETNELVAMIVASIKTKTNNLNHKSLES; translated from the coding sequence ATGGATAAGGTAACATTTAAATATCGGACGAAACAATTAGGGCTTGCCGTGATTCGGTTAACGGAAGGTTTGCCGAAGACACAAGCGGCTAGAGTAGTTTGTGATCAGATATTACGTTCATCCTTGTCCGTTGGGGCAAATTATCGGGCTGTTTGTCGTGCTAAATCTGATAAGGATTTTATCAGTAAAATGAAAATTGTTGAAGAGGAAGCCGATGAAACGGTATATTGGTTGGAGATTATGGAAGAAGCAGGAATGTTATCGGGGGATATTGTTTCACCTTTAAAAAAGGAGACAAATGAACTTGTTGCCATGATCGTAGCTTCCATAAAGACCAAAACCAATAATTTGAATCATAAATCCTTAGAATCGTAA
- a CDS encoding V-type ATP synthase subunit D: MIKFQYNKTSLQGLDKQLKMRVRALPTIKNKESALRSEVKKAKQVADEFNVKLEDTLNSLNDMLQLYDEYKEDILVVKDVRMSVKKIAGVKTPVLDGVDYEVKDFSLFNQPGWLLDGVEYIKEVVSIALEKEFFTRKMELLDKARKKTTQKVNLYEKVQIPGFQEAIRKIKRFLEDEENLSKSSQKIVKTRKLMEE, encoded by the coding sequence GTGATAAAGTTTCAATATAATAAGACGTCGCTTCAAGGGCTGGATAAGCAATTGAAGATGCGAGTGAGGGCATTGCCTACCATCAAAAATAAGGAGTCGGCTTTGCGTTCGGAGGTGAAGAAAGCGAAACAGGTGGCGGATGAATTTAATGTGAAGTTGGAGGATACGCTGAATTCATTGAACGACATGCTGCAACTTTATGACGAGTACAAGGAAGACATACTTGTCGTGAAGGATGTCAGGATGTCGGTGAAAAAGATTGCCGGGGTAAAGACGCCAGTTCTCGACGGGGTGGATTATGAGGTGAAGGATTTCAGCTTGTTTAATCAACCCGGGTGGCTGCTCGATGGTGTGGAATACATCAAAGAGGTCGTAAGTATCGCTTTGGAGAAGGAATTTTTCACCCGGAAAATGGAGCTGTTGGATAAGGCGAGAAAGAAAACGACACAGAAAGTGAATTTGTACGAGAAAGTACAGATCCCGGGATTCCAGGAAGCGATTCGCAAAATCAAGCGGTTCTTGGAAGACGAGGAAAACCTTTCCAAGTCGTCACAGAAGATCGTGAAAACCCGTAAATTGATGGAGGAATAG
- a CDS encoding V-type ATP synthase subunit I, with amino-acid sequence MIVPMMKLSLLIFYKEYQAFLGELREKGMVHIHENAERTAEDTNLQAKLMLIKRTGEMITHMQSRNDVEQVEKVKVDDEHLLDYLEGLYSRQDQIEQQLAGLEKDYAAYRPWGKFSREMIRKLETAGWEFHFFSVPEQKYQPEWEEMYDAVVISEMMGQKYFVTVTPAGTNVNLEADPYLFPQATAEELAKQITALREESVNIGHELDAVSQDAIERLKKYRLKITEVADKMKVEDAAQHLIDEKVIALEGWIPVEREDEMRSFLETKDVYFEFTRPTPEDDVPVQLKNNAYSKLFEPVTEMFALPQYKELDLTPFLAPFFMLFFGMCMGDGGYGLIIWLACFIMGRKASPSVKGYLVLGQYLGIMTVVVGLLTGSFFGIALDSVEWPWLAGVKSLFLTEANYGKYLGGYNPMMIIAVAVGIIQILYGMCLNAARLTKQFGFKYAVSTLGWVVAIILLGVLIGLPMLKVVIPEGLKYVLYVLLGLSALTIYFYNSPGKGIFSNFGSGLWGTYNMATGLLGDTLSYIRLFAIGLTGSILGGVFNTLAFQLTDGLPFIVKFIAVFLILLIGHSINFGLCMISSFVHPMRLTFVEFYKNAGFEGGGKQYAPFRKKVND; translated from the coding sequence ATGATAGTACCTATGATGAAATTGTCCCTGTTGATATTTTACAAAGAATATCAAGCATTTCTCGGGGAGCTCCGGGAAAAGGGAATGGTTCATATTCATGAGAATGCGGAACGTACGGCAGAAGATACGAATCTACAGGCGAAATTGATGTTGATTAAACGGACCGGGGAGATGATCACACACATGCAGAGTCGGAATGACGTGGAGCAGGTGGAAAAAGTGAAAGTGGACGACGAGCATTTACTGGATTATCTGGAAGGTTTGTACAGTCGGCAGGATCAGATCGAGCAACAATTGGCAGGTTTGGAGAAAGATTACGCGGCTTATCGCCCGTGGGGAAAGTTCTCCCGGGAGATGATCCGAAAATTGGAAACTGCCGGTTGGGAATTTCATTTCTTTTCCGTGCCGGAACAGAAATATCAGCCGGAATGGGAGGAAATGTACGATGCGGTTGTGATCAGCGAGATGATGGGACAGAAATATTTTGTTACCGTTACCCCTGCCGGGACGAACGTGAACTTGGAGGCAGATCCTTATCTATTCCCGCAGGCCACGGCAGAAGAACTGGCCAAGCAAATCACGGCTTTGCGAGAAGAATCCGTGAATATCGGGCATGAGCTGGATGCCGTTTCGCAGGATGCCATCGAACGTTTGAAAAAGTATCGTTTGAAGATTACCGAGGTGGCAGACAAGATGAAAGTGGAGGATGCAGCTCAACATCTGATCGACGAGAAAGTCATCGCCCTGGAAGGATGGATTCCGGTGGAGAGAGAGGATGAAATGAGAAGTTTCTTGGAAACGAAAGATGTGTACTTCGAATTTACCCGACCTACTCCGGAGGATGATGTTCCCGTGCAGTTAAAAAACAATGCTTACTCCAAATTGTTTGAGCCCGTAACGGAAATGTTTGCCCTGCCGCAATATAAAGAGTTGGATTTGACACCTTTCCTGGCTCCATTCTTCATGCTGTTCTTCGGAATGTGTATGGGTGATGGTGGCTACGGGTTGATCATCTGGCTGGCTTGTTTCATTATGGGCCGGAAAGCCTCGCCTTCGGTAAAGGGTTACCTTGTACTGGGGCAATATTTGGGAATCATGACGGTCGTTGTCGGTTTACTGACGGGTTCATTCTTTGGTATCGCTTTGGATTCCGTGGAGTGGCCTTGGTTGGCCGGCGTGAAGTCGCTTTTCCTGACGGAGGCGAATTACGGGAAATATCTGGGAGGATATAACCCGATGATGATCATCGCGGTTGCCGTGGGTATTATCCAGATCCTTTACGGTATGTGCCTGAATGCTGCAAGGTTAACGAAACAGTTCGGTTTTAAATACGCGGTATCAACATTAGGTTGGGTGGTAGCCATTATCCTGTTGGGTGTGCTGATTGGTTTACCGATGCTAAAAGTTGTGATTCCGGAAGGTTTGAAATACGTGCTTTACGTTCTGTTAGGCCTTTCCGCGTTGACGATTTATTTCTACAATTCTCCGGGAAAAGGGATTTTCTCGAATTTCGGATCAGGATTGTGGGGAACGTACAACATGGCAACGGGCTTACTGGGAGACACGCTTTCATATATCCGGTTGTTCGCGATCGGGTTAACGGGAAGTATCTTGGGAGGCGTGTTTAACACGTTGGCTTTCCAGCTCACGGATGGACTACCGTTTATCGTGAAATTCATTGCCGTGTTCTTGATTCTGCTTATCGGTCACTCGATTAACTTCGGGTTATGTATGATCAGTTCATTTGTACACCCGATGCGTTTGACCTTCGTGGAATTCTACAAGAATGCCGGATTTGAAGGTGGTGGAAAACAATATGCCCCGTTCAGAAAAAAAGTAAATGATTAA
- a CDS encoding ATPase has protein sequence MEPILLAYLGVALMVALSGIGSAYGVTICGNAAVGALKKNPTASGQYIGLSALPSSQGLYGFVGYFLLSSFLTNVDMGWGPASAIFGAGLGLGLVAFFSAIRQAQVCANGIVAIGSGYNVFGTTMVLAVFPELYAILGLLVLILITGLIPA, from the coding sequence ATGGAACCAATTTTATTAGCTTATCTAGGTGTTGCATTGATGGTGGCATTATCAGGAATCGGTAGTGCTTATGGAGTTACTATTTGCGGTAATGCTGCAGTAGGTGCTTTGAAGAAAAACCCGACCGCATCCGGTCAGTATATCGGTTTGTCCGCGCTACCTTCTTCTCAGGGTTTGTATGGTTTCGTGGGATATTTCTTGTTAAGTAGTTTCTTGACGAACGTGGATATGGGTTGGGGGCCTGCTTCTGCCATCTTCGGTGCCGGATTGGGACTTGGCTTGGTAGCCTTCTTCTCTGCTATCCGTCAGGCTCAAGTATGTGCTAACGGTATCGTGGCAATCGGTAGCGGTTATAACGTGTTCGGTACCACGATGGTATTGGCCGTGTTCCCGGAATTGTATGCCATCTTGGGATTGTTGGTATTGATTTTGATTACCGGATTGATTCCTGCATAA
- a CDS encoding rhomboid family intramembrane serine protease, whose protein sequence is MMTYVILIVTVVVSIACFNNYSLFNKLSCNPYRMVHSGEWYRIISHGFVHADWTHLIVNMFTFLSFGLYVENQFVAWGFGGSSFLVLYFGGMVAASIYDVWKYRNNQYYSSIGASGAVSAILFTAIFLNPWDKIYFFAIVPIPGIVFGFVYLLYCQYMAKRGGDNINHNAHFYGAVFGLIFPVLLEPRLLQMFIQQLLRH, encoded by the coding sequence ATGATGACTTATGTTATACTTATTGTCACGGTTGTCGTGTCAATTGCTTGTTTTAATAATTATTCCCTGTTCAATAAATTGTCGTGTAATCCTTACCGGATGGTGCATTCCGGGGAGTGGTACCGGATTATTTCTCACGGTTTTGTCCATGCCGATTGGACGCACCTGATCGTGAATATGTTTACTTTCCTCTCTTTCGGATTATATGTAGAGAACCAGTTTGTCGCATGGGGATTCGGTGGTTCCAGTTTCTTGGTCCTGTATTTCGGGGGGATGGTAGCGGCTTCGATCTATGACGTGTGGAAATATCGGAACAATCAATACTATTCTTCCATTGGGGCTTCCGGTGCGGTTTCTGCCATCTTGTTCACGGCGATATTTTTGAATCCTTGGGATAAGATTTATTTCTTCGCGATTGTTCCGATTCCCGGCATCGTGTTTGGATTCGTGTACTTGCTTTATTGTCAATACATGGCAAAACGGGGTGGCGATAACATCAATCATAACGCACACTTCTACGGTGCGGTATTCGGATTGATTTTTCCCGTGTTATTGGAACCGAGGTTATTGCAAATGTTTATTCAGCAACTTTTGAGGCATTGA